The nucleotide window CGCCGGGCGTCCGCGCCGCATACACTCAAGAAAACGGGTATGCCCAGTCTGTTCACGTCCACCCTGGTGGTTCGGGCCAGAATGTCCAAATCGGCCTCGGTCAGCCGTTGGCGCACGCGCGCAATGGTCTGCGGCGGGCTCATGGTTTTGTCGAGGTCGCGGGTGTAGCCCTTGGGGCAGGGGACCAGGTGGATGCAGGGCAAGTGGCTGTTCATGAACGCTCCAAAATCAAAATGCTATAAACGCGGCGCTGTTCTTCGCCGTCATCGTCGTGGGTTTTAACGCCTATGCGGCCTTCAGTAACCTTGAAGGTTTTTGAAGCCACTTTGGCAAAATGGGGTTTGGCGCGGGCCATGTCTGTGCAGAACAGAGCCTTGCCGCCGGGGGCAAGGTGGCGGTCTACAAACTTCACCAGCGGCCTGTGCAGTTCTTCAAGATAAAGAATTTCCGAAGCGGCCATGAGGTCAAAGCCCTGGCTGAAGCGCGGATCGCGCCCGGGGGTGGTCACGTCCACGCGGGCCACTTCAACTATATCCTGCATGTCATTGCGCAGTACGTTGGCCCGTGCAAAGCGCAGGGCTTCTTCCACCACGTCGCTGAGCACGATACGGCTGAAGCCGTAGCGGGCGGCCACCAGACTGAGAACACCGCATCCGGCGCCCAGTTCCAGCAGGCTTTTGCCCTGCGGTTCATACTTGCGCAGCAGGCGGCCCAGCACAAAAGAGCCGGGCCACACCTTGGCCCACAGGGGCAGGTCTTTCAACGGATCGCGGATGGCATGCTTTTGCAGCAGCTTGTCCAGATGGGACTGCATGTTGTTAATGGACAGAATTTGCAGAGGATTTTCATCAATCTGCATAGGCTCGAAATCCACATCAAAGTCGGCGCGGATCACGGCGAGAAGGTTTTCCAGTTCTTCCGTGCGTGTAGGCATGTGCTTTCCTTGAAAAAAGCGAATTACAAAGGGGGGTGCAAACCATTTTTTTACTAGGAATCCTCCCGCATGGCAATATGCAACGGATTTTAGGGATTATTGCCAGAGCAAGAAGCGTATTGCCGGCCTCTTGTGCTCGAATTTCGGGATGTTCGGCAACGACGCCCTCGACCACAGGGGCAAAGTCTGTCATGCTGGCCTAGCTTTTCAGCCTGTCACAGCAAAACAGAGATGGATAATGAACAATATTTTTCAGCTTGAGATCATTGTGGATGAAAACGCCTATGACATTGCCGTGGGTCTTTTAACCCTGGAAGTTTCTTTCGGCTGGGAGGAAGAAAGCCTGCCCACAGGCGAAAGCCGTTTTCGCATCCACTGCGAGAATGCCGATTTTATCGAAGGGCTGCGCAGCACGTTTGAAGCGCGTGTGCCCTCGGCAAAATGCAAAATGCAAACTCTTGAAGCGCAGGACTGGCTGGCAGCGTGGCGGCAGTTTTTTACGCCCGTGCCGTGTGGAAAGCGCTTTGTGGTTTTGCCGCCCTGGCTGGCAGACACTCAGGATTTTCCCGGCCGCATCAAGGTTCTTATTGAGCCCAAGAGTGCCTTTGGCACCGGGCATCATGCAACAACCGCCCTGTGCCTTATGGTGTTGAGCGATCTGATTGACGCTGGCCGCGTATCGCCTGGCGAGACTTTTCTGGATCTTGGCACAGGATCGGGCGTGCTTGGCATTGCCTGCTGCAAAAGCGGTCTCAAGGGCGAAGGACTTGATATCGACGCCCTTGCCGTGGAAAACGCGCTGGAAAACCGCGTGCTCAACCATGTGGAGGACTTTGCGGTGGCGCAGGGCAGCATAGATGCCGTGCCGGGCAAAACCTATGATGTGGTGCTGGCAAATATTCTTGCCCGCCCGCTTATCGAGCTTGCGCCGCTTATTGTTCAGGCCTGCAAACCCGGCGCGTGCCTCGTCCTTTCAGGCTTGCTGGAAATTCAGGCCGACAGCGTGGAAGAAGCTTACATGGCCCAGTGCCTGCCCAGGCCCCGCCGGGTGCTGGACGGGGAATGGTGCGCTTTGGTGTGGGAATAGTCTGTGCGCGTTTGCCCGGTCATGATGGTTGCTGCCCAGGGGCTGCTCCAAAGTGTCGGACAACGCGTTGCAGCTGCGGAACAAATTCTGTCGGATCAGCCTCAGGTTTACTGGCTGCCTTCTGACACTGCTTTTTTATGGGCCTGGGGTCTGATGCTGGTTTTTGGAGCTGGCGTGCAGGCTCTGGGCCTGTTTTTTCACCGAAAATTTCTTGTTATTGCCGGGGCGGTGCTTGTTTGCGGGGCCGCCGTTATGGACCGTGATCCCACGCTGTTTGCCGGGCAGATATTGCTGACAGCAGGTCTGGCGACATTATATGCCAGCAAGACAAAGAAACAGCGTGCAGGCGGGGTTCGTAAACGCGGCAGAAGACATGCCAGAATCAGGGTCTGTCCTCCCAGCGGGGAATAGGCGGAGGCGTATAGTTTTCAAGCTCCTTGAGGCTGCGCCCCGCCCGCGCAGGGCGGCCATCACGTCCCCGCACCATAGGGCCACAGGTCTGCGGCGTCAGCTGCTCCGGTATGTCTTCCGGGGCCGGGCGCAAAACGTCTTCGCCTCTGGTCAGAAAGGGCAGGGGGTCCACAAGCTTGCCCGATGCGTCACGCAGGCCAAAGTGCAAATGCGCCCCGGTTGTGCGCCCCGTACAGCCCACCAGCCCCACAGGCGTTCCCTGTATGACTTCCTGCCCCTTTTTTACCAACGTCTTCCCCATGTGGGCATAACGCGCAGTCATGCCGTCGTCCTGAAGAATATCCACCACAATGCCGGATAATCCGTCCTTGCCCGCGTGTGTGACCTTGCCACCTCGAAAGGCCACAACAGGCCAGTCCAGACGGGCTCCCAGGTCAATGCCGCTGTGATCGCGCACCACCATGCCGCGTCGGCTCAGCCATGTGGGCATGCGGCGCGGGCCGAAGGGGGAGGTAAGCAGTTCCTTGAGCGGCGGCAACTGGCGTGGAGCCAGAGCAGATGGCAGCGCGCCGCCGGGTATTTCCGGCTGTTTGTTGTCTTCTGCCGCCAGATTTTTCTTTTCTTCATCCTGATGTTGAAGCTTGCCCTGGGGCTGGTTTTCTTCAGGCTTGGAGGCAGAGTCCCGGGCAGGTGCGGGGCCAGAAACGGGAGCAGCTATAGGGGCAGGAACAGGTTCCTGCATTGCTTCGGACGATGGTTCGGAGGCTGCGCCTGATGTTTCGTTTTCCTGACGGGAGCGATTGTCGGTATCTTGAGCTGCTGATTCCGACACAGGGTACAGGACGGCGAACATGACCAGCAGAATTGAGGCAACAAGGCTATTATGCATGGTTTTGGCCGATTGGCAGTTACGCCGGATATATATTGGGGAACAGGTGGCCGCCGGGACGGCTTTATGAGGCAGCGGCGGTATGGGCGGGTTGCCCCCGGCGCTGTTTTCTGTTTACCTGAAACAGGGCTTGCAGGCCGAAATGGCAGAAGCATACCGCCTAGGTACAGCATTCCATCATTGTCGGCAAGTTTTCTACACCTGTGCAGGCCCGTCCAAAGGAGCTGCCATGAAAAAACGCGCTATTGCTGAACTGGTCACAGGCCGAAAGGCCATTGATGGAGCTGGCGTACACCTTGTGCGTGTGCTTGGTTCGCCCACAGTACGCAGTTTTGACCCATTTCTCATGCTGGACGCATTTGATTCTGAAAATCCTCAGGACTATATCAAAGGTTTTCCCACGCATCCGCACCGTGGCATAGAAACCTTCACCTACCTTATGCGTGGACGCATTGATCATGAAGACAGCCTTGGCAATGCGGGAAGCATCGTCGACGGCGGCTGCCAGTGGATGACGGCAGGCAGCGGCATATTGCATCAGGAGATGCCCCAGGCATCCCGCCGTATGCTGGGCCTGCAGCTATGGATCAACCTGCCGCAAGCGCGCAAGATGGTTGATCCCGAATACAGGGACATCAAGGCCGATATGGTGCCGAAGGTGGAAGAAGGCGGCGCCCTCGTTTCCGTGGTGGCCGGGGAATACAACGGTGTTTCCGGGGCTACCAGGGGCGATCATGTGGACGTGGTTTTTCTGGATGTAACGCTGAAACCCGGCGCGCTCTGGACTGTGGCCACCAAGCCGCAGGACACTGTTTTTGCCTATATGGTTGAAGGCAGCTGCGAACTGGCTGGCGGCGACGGTGAAATTCCGCATCGAAACGCTTGTCTGTTCACTCCCGGTGATGCGGTGAGCCTTGTGGGCGGTCCCGAAGGAGCACGATTTGTGCTTGTTTCCGGCGCGCCCCTGCGTGAGCCCGTGGCCTGGGGCGGCCCCATTGTCATGAATACGGACGAAGAATTGAAGCAGGCTTTTTTTGAGTTGGAAGACGGCACCTTCATACGGCACGCCCCCAAGGGAAAAGCGGGTTAACGGTATGGTGTGGTAAATAGTTGAGCAATTTCATTTTGAAATGCTCAGGTGGCTGCGTGAGCAGACGCCCGTTGTGAAGGCGTAAGCGCGGCTTCAGCCGTGGCGACGCAGGCTTTAAGCGTTGTGACGAAGGAAACTACGCCTAAAGACAGCATGTGTAACAACCCTGTTTTTTCCATGCAATCGCTGGCACCATCCGTAAGCCCTTGGGGCAACGGCTGCCGCGAAGCTATGGATAAAGACAGCACTGCTATTTATTCGCGCGGTTAAATGCCGTAGCGAGCGTGCCTTGAACTTTGAGAATATATATTTTTAAAGTTTCTCTGTTCCAGGGGCTGTTTCTAAATAAATGATTTTGCGCCAAGGACAAGGAAAAAGGCTTTTTTACGAGAGGAGTGTACTTTCGCGGTACATGACGGGAGTAAAAAAGCCTTTTGACGCAGCCAATTGCACAAAAGAATTATTTAGAAACAGCTCCTAAAGAAGACCGTCGTCAAGGCGGCCTTTCTGTATTGCCCAATGCCTCTCTCATGCTGCCTTGACAGGCCCATAGTGGAGGCATAACCAAGAACATTAATCTGGTGAAATGGAGTAATACTATGAAAAAAAGCATATTTACGGTTTTTCGTCATAGCGCCGCCGTTGCCTTGATTGCGGCCAGCCTCGCAGGCTTGGGCCTGTTTACGCCGCAGGGTGTTTCCGCTGCTTCCAGCCAGGGCACACTGCGTATTCTTGCCACAACCTACCCCGTATATCTTCTTGCTCGCAACGTGGTTCAAAACAGGCCCGGCGTTCAGGTTGACCTGCTTATTCCGGCCCAGACCGGCTGCCCCCACGATTATGCCCTGACTCCCAAAGACATGCAGAAACTGGCTCAGGCCGACGTGTTGCTGCTCAATGGGCTTGGGCTGGACGACTTCATGCAAAAAGCTTTGCCCAACGCCAAACCGGGTCTGGTTGTGGTGGACAGCAGCGCCGGGATCACCCCCGTGATGGAAGCTGACGGCGAAGAAGACGAGCATCAGGAAGCGGCGGACGAGCACAACGGGCATGACCACGCCGCTGTCAGCCACGAGCATGAGGAAGGCGAGCACGATCACGCACACGAGCATGGTCATGTTCACGATCACGGCGGCGTCAATCCTCATGCCTTTGCAAGCCCCGTTCAGGCTGGCATTATGGTGAAGAATATGGCTGATGGCCTTGCCAAGGCCGACCCGCAGCATGCCGCCACATATGAAGCTAATGCCCAGGCCTATGGAAAGGTTTTGGCGAATCTGGGTGAAAGGCTTGCCACGCTGGGCAACAAGTCATCCAATAAGGGAATTGCGCTCATGCACGACGCCCTTGTTTATATGGCGCGTGACGGCGGCCTTGAAGTTGTAGCCGTTATTCAGGAAAATGAAGAGGCGCAGCCTTCGGCAGCACGCCTGCTCAAAGTGGCAGAGGTGCTGCGCGAGCATAAGCCCGCCCTCATCGCCAGCGAGCCGCAGTATTCGGACAAGGCCGTGCAAACCCTCTCCCGCGAGGTTGGCATTCCCGCCGCGCAACTGGATTCTCTGGCCTCGGGTCCGGCAAATCCATCGCTGGATCATTATGAAAAAACTATGAACAACAACATCAACATCCTTGAGAAGTATTTTGAGCAGCGCTGACAATTCCGCTCCTGCCCTTGTTTTTGATCATGTATGCGTGTGCCGTGGCGGAAGGCCCATCCTGGAAGATGTGTGCGCCACTGTGCCCGCTGGCAGCAGTACTGTGCTGGTTGGCCCCAACGGGGCAGGAAAGACCACGCTGCTGCTCTGCTTGATCGGCGAAATGAACTATACTGGCCGTATTGAGGCGGCAGGCCTTTCGGGTCTGCCGCGCACGGCCTATGTGCCGCAGCATCTGCATATGGATGCAAGCCTGCCCCTGCGCGTGAGCGAGTTTTTGGCCCTGAACAGGCAACGCCGCCCGCTGTGGTTTGGGCTGAAGCATTCCATGTGCAAGCAGGCGCGAGAACTTTTGGCGCTGGTGCAGGCAGAAAAGCTTGAAAACCGCCGATTGAGCGATCTTTCCGGCGGTGAAATGCGCCGGGTGCTGCTGGCTGCGGCCCTTGCCCGCGAACCTCGCCTGCTGGTGCTGGATGAACCCGCTGCCGGGGTTGACGTGCAGGGCGAGCGTCTGTTCTGGGAAGTGCTTAACAAAGTTCGTTTGCAGCAAAGCTTCACCCAGATAATGGTCAGCCATAACCTTTCATTGGCAGCGCATTACGCAACCCACGTTATTTGCCTCAATAAAACCGTCTGCGCTGAAGGCGCGCCCCACCAAGCTCTTGGCGCTTCAACGCTTATGGAGCTCTTTGGCGTACCCATTCATCTTTACCCTGACCAGTGCGATCCCGCTGATCCCGGCTGCCCCCAGTGCGGTGCTGTGTGCGCGCCGGAGAAGCTTTTGCCAGAATATTCCAGTGTGCAGCGCCGTGGCGGGGCAGTGACCCCGGACCATCTTTTGACGCAAGGGCATTGCCCTGATGGGGCAAAGGCCGGGCCTGCGGGCGAGCCGACACGTTCTGCCGCCGAGGAGGCAGGTAATGCCTGATCTTACGTTACTATATGATCTTCTGGGACGTTTACCGCTGGATTGCCTGCAGATGCGCTTTATGCAGCAGGCCCTGCTGGGTTTGCTGCTGCTGGCCCCGATGGCCTCTGTGCTCGGTGTGGAAGTAATAAGCTTTCGTATGGCCTTTTTTTCAGACGCTATAGGCCATTCTGCATTTGCCGGGGTGGCTCTGGGCCTTATTCTTGCCATTAACCCGCGAATTTCCATGCCTCTTTTCGGCCTGCTGGTGGGATTGGGCATAATGGCCGTGCGGCGGCGGAGCAATCTTTCCGGTGATACGGTTATCGGCATCGTGTTCTCTGCCGTGGTGGCTTTCGGGCTGGCTGTGGTCAGTCGTGCTCCCGGCGTGGGACGCGACATGCAGCGCTTTTTATACGGCGATATCCTTACCATTACGGAAGACGAAACGGGCTTTCTGGTCTTGCTTTTTATCGTCATGATGCTTTTTCAGGTAATTGGATACAACCGGCTGCTGTATATCGCCCTCAACCCCGTTATGGCCCGCGTTCACGGGGTGCGGGTTGCACTGTGGCAATACAGTTTTGCAGCCCTGCTGGCTCTGGTGGTCATGTTTTCCGTCTGGGCGGTAGGCGTGCTGCTTGTGACCGCGCTACTCATCGTGCCAGCGGCCACGGCGCGTAATCTGGCAACCACGGCGGGCGGCATGTTCTGGTGGGCGCTTGTTGTGGGCTTGAGTTCGGCCTTTATTGGCCTTGTTCTTTCTGCGCAGGAATGGATGGCCACTGCCAGCGGGGCCACGGTGATTCTTGTGGCGTGCTGCTGGTTTGGCGTAAGCGCCCTGGTGGCAAGCCTGCGCGGAAGCCGCAAGGCCGCCTGACGCAGAATTTGTGGCGTGCGCTTTAAGCTTTACTGCTTTGGTATTTTGGCGCTTTACAGCTTGAACTGCTTGCGATCATTTGTTCTCAAATCATCGCCGCAAAATTGATGCAAGCGGGTTTTATTCGCCGTTGCGCACTCATTTCAAGCTGTATCCGCTTACAATAGTCTGTTTTTCCATTATGAAAGCCTCCCTGCCTTGGCAGGGAGGCTTTCATTGTGCACTGGCACGGAAGGGCAGTGTGCCTGCGCTTTATGCTAGTTTTTTAACAACAGCCAGGGCGGCGTCATAATCCGGCTCGCTGGCAACTTCAGGAACAAGCTGGGTATAAGCCACGGTGCCGTCAGGAGCCACGATCACGATGGCGCGGGCCAGCAGGCGCAGTTCGTCAATAAGCAGGCCGTAGTCTTTGCCGAAATCTCTTTCTTTGTAGTCAGAAAGGGTTTCAACAGACTGAACGCCAGCAGCGCCGCACCAGCGGGCCTGGGCAAAGGGCAGGTCGCAGCTTACAGCCACGATGCGCACCTTGTCGGAAAGAGCTGCTGCTTCCTTGTTGAAGCGGCGCACTTCCATATCGCATGTAGGAGTATCAAGAGAGGGCACGCTCACCAGTACCAGCACCTTGCCCGCATAATCCTTGAGGCTGCGGGGGCTCAGGTCGTTGGCGGCCAGAGTGAAGTCCGGCGCTTTCTGCCCGACGGTGGGCTGATTGCCGATCAGATGCAAAGGGGTGCCCTTGAAAGTAACTGTATTCATACAAACTCCTTGTGCCTTTGTTTGTAGAACCATTGTGCTACAAGAGCTTTACCTAGTCAATAATTATTCTCAACAACAGTGTGCGGCTGCCGGGGCAAGGTTAAAACCAGGCAACCGGGCAGAGCTTCATAATGGCAAATCCCGGTCAAGGCGTCGAGCGAATAATGCCGCAATTTTTGCGTCATATCAGTGACACTTCATTGTGCGCCAAATTTTCTTAACGCCATTGCCATACTGTTTACAGTGCCTATATTGATAGATAGAGCAAACTTAGCAGGAGCGATTGATGAGCACCTTGACACCCCGTGAAATTGTGGCCGAACTGGATAAATTTGTCGTGGGCCAGGAACAGGCCAAGCGAATGGTTGCCGTTGCCGTGAGAAACCGCTGGCGCAGGCAGCATCTGCCCCTTGAACTGCGAGACGAAGTTTCCCCCAAGAACATCATCATGATGGGGCCGACTGGCGTAGGCAAAACCGAAATCGCACGCCGTCTGGCCAAGCTTTCGGGCGCGCCCTTTATCAAGGTGGAGGCCACCAAGTTCACGGAAGTGGGCTATGTTGGACGGGACGTGGAATCTATGGTGCGGGATTTGATGGAAATCGGCATAAATCTTGTGCGCGACGAAGAAAACTCCCGCGTGCGCAAGGCTGCCGAAGCCGCAGCGGAATCACGCCTTATGGACCTTTTGCTGCCCGGTTCCTTCGGGCCGGAAGACCGTGTATCCACGCGCGAAAAGCTGTTACAGCAGTTCAGGCTTGGCTTTCTGGACAGCCGCGAAGTGGAAATGGAAGTGACGGAAATGGGCGGCGGTGGAGTGGACATTTTTGCCATTCCCGGCATGGAGCAGATGGGTGGGCAGGTCAAGGACATGTTCAGCAAAGCTTTTCCGCCCAAGCGCAGCCGCCGCAAAATGAAAGTCAGAGATGCCTTTAATGTGCTGGTACAGGAAGAATCGGGGAAGCTTGTGGATCAGGATGCCCTGGTTGAGCGCGCCAAGGAACGGGTGGAGCAGACGGGCATTATCTTTATTGATGAAATAGACAAGATAGCCAGCTCGTCTCAAAACCGCACATCGGACATCTCGCGTGAAGGCGTGCAGCGTGACCTGTTGCCCATAGTGGAAGGCAGCGCCGTGAATACCAAATACGGTATGGTGCGCACAGACCATATCCTGTTTATTGCGGCGGGCGCGTTTCACTTCAGCAAGCCTTCGGACATGA belongs to Desulfovibrio intestinalis and includes:
- a CDS encoding class I SAM-dependent methyltransferase produces the protein MPTRTEELENLLAVIRADFDVDFEPMQIDENPLQILSINNMQSHLDKLLQKHAIRDPLKDLPLWAKVWPGSFVLGRLLRKYEPQGKSLLELGAGCGVLSLVAARYGFSRIVLSDVVEEALRFARANVLRNDMQDIVEVARVDVTTPGRDPRFSQGFDLMAASEILYLEELHRPLVKFVDRHLAPGGKALFCTDMARAKPHFAKVASKTFKVTEGRIGVKTHDDDGEEQRRVYSILILERS
- a CDS encoding 50S ribosomal protein L11 methyltransferase; this encodes MNNIFQLEIIVDENAYDIAVGLLTLEVSFGWEEESLPTGESRFRIHCENADFIEGLRSTFEARVPSAKCKMQTLEAQDWLAAWRQFFTPVPCGKRFVVLPPWLADTQDFPGRIKVLIEPKSAFGTGHHATTALCLMVLSDLIDAGRVSPGETFLDLGTGSGVLGIACCKSGLKGEGLDIDALAVENALENRVLNHVEDFAVAQGSIDAVPGKTYDVVLANILARPLIELAPLIVQACKPGACLVLSGLLEIQADSVEEAYMAQCLPRPRRVLDGEWCALVWE
- a CDS encoding M23 family metallopeptidase — its product is MHNSLVASILLVMFAVLYPVSESAAQDTDNRSRQENETSGAASEPSSEAMQEPVPAPIAAPVSGPAPARDSASKPEENQPQGKLQHQDEEKKNLAAEDNKQPEIPGGALPSALAPRQLPPLKELLTSPFGPRRMPTWLSRRGMVVRDHSGIDLGARLDWPVVAFRGGKVTHAGKDGLSGIVVDILQDDGMTARYAHMGKTLVKKGQEVIQGTPVGLVGCTGRTTGAHLHFGLRDASGKLVDPLPFLTRGEDVLRPAPEDIPEQLTPQTCGPMVRGRDGRPARAGRSLKELENYTPPPIPRWEDRP
- a CDS encoding pirin family protein codes for the protein MKKRAIAELVTGRKAIDGAGVHLVRVLGSPTVRSFDPFLMLDAFDSENPQDYIKGFPTHPHRGIETFTYLMRGRIDHEDSLGNAGSIVDGGCQWMTAGSGILHQEMPQASRRMLGLQLWINLPQARKMVDPEYRDIKADMVPKVEEGGALVSVVAGEYNGVSGATRGDHVDVVFLDVTLKPGALWTVATKPQDTVFAYMVEGSCELAGGDGEIPHRNACLFTPGDAVSLVGGPEGARFVLVSGAPLREPVAWGGPIVMNTDEELKQAFFELEDGTFIRHAPKGKAG
- a CDS encoding metal ABC transporter substrate-binding protein encodes the protein MKKSIFTVFRHSAAVALIAASLAGLGLFTPQGVSAASSQGTLRILATTYPVYLLARNVVQNRPGVQVDLLIPAQTGCPHDYALTPKDMQKLAQADVLLLNGLGLDDFMQKALPNAKPGLVVVDSSAGITPVMEADGEEDEHQEAADEHNGHDHAAVSHEHEEGEHDHAHEHGHVHDHGGVNPHAFASPVQAGIMVKNMADGLAKADPQHAATYEANAQAYGKVLANLGERLATLGNKSSNKGIALMHDALVYMARDGGLEVVAVIQENEEAQPSAARLLKVAEVLREHKPALIASEPQYSDKAVQTLSREVGIPAAQLDSLASGPANPSLDHYEKTMNNNINILEKYFEQR
- a CDS encoding metal ABC transporter ATP-binding protein; translation: MSSADNSAPALVFDHVCVCRGGRPILEDVCATVPAGSSTVLVGPNGAGKTTLLLCLIGEMNYTGRIEAAGLSGLPRTAYVPQHLHMDASLPLRVSEFLALNRQRRPLWFGLKHSMCKQARELLALVQAEKLENRRLSDLSGGEMRRVLLAAALAREPRLLVLDEPAAGVDVQGERLFWEVLNKVRLQQSFTQIMVSHNLSLAAHYATHVICLNKTVCAEGAPHQALGASTLMELFGVPIHLYPDQCDPADPGCPQCGAVCAPEKLLPEYSSVQRRGGAVTPDHLLTQGHCPDGAKAGPAGEPTRSAAEEAGNA
- a CDS encoding metal ABC transporter permease; this encodes MPDLTLLYDLLGRLPLDCLQMRFMQQALLGLLLLAPMASVLGVEVISFRMAFFSDAIGHSAFAGVALGLILAINPRISMPLFGLLVGLGIMAVRRRSNLSGDTVIGIVFSAVVAFGLAVVSRAPGVGRDMQRFLYGDILTITEDETGFLVLLFIVMMLFQVIGYNRLLYIALNPVMARVHGVRVALWQYSFAALLALVVMFSVWAVGVLLVTALLIVPAATARNLATTAGGMFWWALVVGLSSAFIGLVLSAQEWMATASGATVILVACCWFGVSALVASLRGSRKAA
- the tpx gene encoding thiol peroxidase, with protein sequence MNTVTFKGTPLHLIGNQPTVGQKAPDFTLAANDLSPRSLKDYAGKVLVLVSVPSLDTPTCDMEVRRFNKEAAALSDKVRIVAVSCDLPFAQARWCGAAGVQSVETLSDYKERDFGKDYGLLIDELRLLARAIVIVAPDGTVAYTQLVPEVASEPDYDAALAVVKKLA
- the hslU gene encoding ATP-dependent protease ATPase subunit HslU, which gives rise to MSTLTPREIVAELDKFVVGQEQAKRMVAVAVRNRWRRQHLPLELRDEVSPKNIIMMGPTGVGKTEIARRLAKLSGAPFIKVEATKFTEVGYVGRDVESMVRDLMEIGINLVRDEENSRVRKAAEAAAESRLMDLLLPGSFGPEDRVSTREKLLQQFRLGFLDSREVEMEVTEMGGGGVDIFAIPGMEQMGGQVKDMFSKAFPPKRSRRKMKVRDAFNVLVQEESGKLVDQDALVERAKERVEQTGIIFIDEIDKIASSSQNRTSDISREGVQRDLLPIVEGSAVNTKYGMVRTDHILFIAAGAFHFSKPSDMIPELQGRFPLRVELQALGREEFLRILTEPDNALTKQYEALLGTEQIRLSFTEDGLEEVAAFAEDINSRTENIGARRLYTIMEKILSDISFDAPEMPGAQIVVNKAYVVEHLQDVRNDQDLTQYIL